One Aegilops tauschii subsp. strangulata cultivar AL8/78 chromosome 7, Aet v6.0, whole genome shotgun sequence genomic window carries:
- the LOC109759610 gene encoding protein DETOXIFICATION 35 — MGSDAAAVSTVREAARMTWEESKRVWGIGMPIAIAGLSIYAVGSVTTIFVGHLGNLPLAAASIGLSVFATFSLGFFLGMGSALETLCGQAFGAGQVSMLGVYLQRSWIILAVAALLMVPFYVFAEPILLAIGQDPAVAREAARFALYILPGALSFAVNFPTAKFLQSQSKVIVPVWICVGSLCFHVALSYLLVTVLGWGSPGAAVAYNLSLWAIALGQSAYIIGWCKDGWRGWSMAAFNDMWAFVRLSLESAVMICLEIWYLSTITVLTGNLQDAQIAVDSLGVCMNINGWENMIFIGINAAISVRVSNELGAGRPRAAMHAVIVIIAESLLIGLLCMALVLIFRDNFAIIYTTDLELQHAVSKIAGLLGLTMVLNSVQPVVSGVAVGGGWQGLVAYINLGCYYVLGLPLGYLLGYKFNYGVGGIWAGMLCGIALQTLILLFIVWRTDWNAEAALASSRVQKWGGTDGTKPLLEDD, encoded by the exons atggGTTCCGACGCGGCGGCGGTGAGCACCGTGCGGGAGGCTGCGCGCATGACGTGGGAGGAGTCCAAGCGCGTCTGGGGCATCGGCATGCCCATCGCCATCGCCGGGCTCAGCATTTACGCCGTCGGCTCCGTCACCACCATCTTCGTTGGCCACCTCGGCAACCtgcccctcgccgccgcctccatcggcCTCTCCGTCTTCGCCACCTTCTCCCTCGGATTCTTT CTCGGCATGGGGAGCGCTCTGGAGACGCTGTGCGGGCAGGCGTTCGGCGCCGGCCAGGTGTCCATGCTTGGCGTCTACCTGCAGCGCTCCTGGATcatcctcgccgtcgccgcgctcCTCATGGTGCCCTTCTACGTCTTCGCCGAGCCGATCCTCCTCGCCATCGGCCAGGACCCCGCCGTCGCGCGCGAGGCCGCCCGCTTCGCGCTCTACATCCTCCCCGGCGCCTTGTCCTTCGCCGTCAACTTCCCCACCGCCAAGTTCCTCCAGTCGCAGAGCAAGGTCATCGTGCCCGTCTGGATCTGCGTCGGCAGCCTCTGCTTCCACGTCGCGCTCTCCTACCTCCTCGTCACCGTCCTCGGATGGGGCTCCCCCGGCGCCGCCGTCGCCTACAACCTCTCCCTCTGGGCCATCGCTCTGGGCCAGTCCGCCTACATCATCGGCTGGTGCAAGGACGGCTGGAGGGGCTGGTCCATGGCCGCCTTCAACGACATGTGGGCCTTCGTCAGGCTCTCCCTCGAGTCCGCCGTCATGATCTGCCTTGAGATCTGGTACCTCAGCACCATCACCGTCCTCACCGGCAACCTCCAGGATGCGCAGATTGCCGTCGATTCGCTGGGCGTCTG CATGAACATAAACGGGTGGGAGAATATGATCTTCATTGGCATCAACGCTGCTATCAG TGTTCGAGTCTCCAATGAGCTGGGCGCTGGCCGTCCAAGGGCAGCCATGCACGCTGTCATCGTCATCATTGCCGAGTCGCTGCTCATCGGGCTGCTATGCATGGCCCTCGTCTTGATCTTCAGAGATAACTTCGCCATCATCTACACCACCGATTTGGAGCTCCAGCACGCCGTCTCCAAGATCGCCGGACTCCTTGGCTTGACCATGGTGCTCAACAGCGTGCAGCCTGTGGTTTCAG GGGTTGCTGTTGGAGGAGGATGGCAAGGCCTTGTTGCATACATCAACCTAGGCTGCTACTACGTTCTCGGATTGCCCTTGGGCTATCTTCTCGGCTACAAGTTCAACTATGGAGTTGGG GGGATTTGGGCTGGTATGCTTTGCGGGATTGCACTTCAGACACTGATTTTACTCTTCATAGTGTGGAGAACAGATTGGAATGCAGAG GCTGCGCTAGCTTCAAGCCGTGTGCAAAAGTGGGGTGGCACCGATGGAACCAAGCCTCTCCTGGAAGATGACTAG